TCGAGGCGGCCGCCGAGCACCGCCGGTGGGCGCAGGCACCCGTGCGGGGTTAGTCCTCCGGAATTAATTGGGCGGTTGTCCAGCACCGCACCTGGGTTTGGCTTAACCTTTTTGTCATGTCAGGTGAGGGAACGAAGAACCGCTCCTCCGGAGGCCGCATCGTCGCGGGGATGATGTTCCTCCTCGTGGTCGCCGCCGCGGTCGTCTTCGGGCGGGACAGCAACCTGGTGTCGCTGTCGCCGCGCCTGAGCGGCGACGAGGTGGTCACCGGGATCATCGGCTCGGAGAAACGATCCTTCTTCGAGGACCCCGAGGTCCGGGAGATCCTCTCGGAACACAACATCGAGGTCCAGTTCACCACCGCCGGATCCCGGGGAATCGCCACGGACCCGCGGCTGGCGGAGGTGGACTTCGCGTTCCCCTCCTCCGCGCCCGCCGCGCAGAAGATTGCCAGCGAGCACGACAACCAGGGTGTCTCCACCCCGTTCTATTCGCCCATGGCGGTGGCCACCTTCACCCCGATCATGCAGCTGCTGGAACCCTCCGGGGTGGCCCGGCGCAGCGGGGACCACTGGGTCATCGACATGGCCAAGTACGTCGAGATGACCGGGCAGGGCACCCGCTGGCGCGATCTCGGCGACTCCTATCCCAGCCCGCGGGCGGTGCAGATTGCCACCACCGACATCCGCACCTCCAACTCCGCCGCGATGTACCTGGCCATCCTCTCGTGGGTGGTCGGTGACGCGAGCATCGCGCAGACCTCGGACGTGCCCGCTCTGGTGCCCGAAGTGGCCCCGCTGTTCACTGGGCAGGGCTACACCGAGTCCTCCTCCGCGGGCCCGTTCGGCGACTACCTCTCGCAGGGCGTCGGGTCCAAACCCATGGTCATGGTGTACGAGGCGCAGTTCCTCGAGCAGCAGATGGCGCAGAACTCCCGCATCAACGGCGACATGACCCTCGCGTACCTCAGCCCCACGACGCTGAGCAACCACTCCGTGGTGGCTTTCAGCGACGGCGGCTCCGAGGTCGCCCGCCTGCTGCGGGAGGACCCGGAGCTGCAGCGCCTCGCCGCGGCTCACGGCTTCCGCACCAACGACCCGGCCGTCTTCGGCGCCACGCTGCAGGAGCACGGCGTCGCCGAACCGCCGCCGCTCTACGACGTGGTGGACACCCCCAGCTACGAGGTCCTGGAGGAACTCATCCAGCGGGTCGGCGACCAGTACACCAGCCCCGATCCGCCCCCGGATCTCGAGCAGGACGTTCAGGAGACCCCATGATTGCCACCAGCCGTCGATTGCTCATCACCGCGGTACTCGCCGTCACGGCTCTCTTCGCGGCCGCCTGCTCGGGGCTGCCCGCCCTGACCCGGGACGACGAGCCCCTGTCCATCGTCGCCGCCACGGAACTCGAGGGCCTGGCACCCGCCCTCGAGGAGGCATCGGATGACCTGGGCTTTCCCATCACCGTGGAGTACCCCGGCGGCACCCTGACCAACTCCAGGGAGCTTGCCGACGGCGTCTTCGACCACCAGGTCGACGCCACCTGGTTCGCCACCAACCGCTACGTCCACCTGCGCGGGGCGGGGGACAAGCTCGCCGATTCCCACGAGATCGCCTCCAGCCCGGTCGGTTTCGGCGTGCAGTCCGCCACGGCTCGCGAGCTCGGCTGGGATGCACGACAGCCCACCTGGGCCGAGATCCGGGACGCGGCCACGGGGGAAGACTTCACCTTCGGCATGACCGACCCGACCTCGTCCAACTCCGGATTTTCCGCGCTGGTATCGGTGGCCACCGCGCTCGCTGACACGGGCACGGCCCTGACCACCCAGGACATCGAGCGCGTCGCTCCCGACCTGCGTGGGTTCTTCGCCGGGCAGGCCCTGACCTCGGGGTCCTCCGGTTGGCTCGCCCAGGCCTTCGAGGAGCGCCCGGATTCGGTTGACGCCATCATCAACTACGAGTCCGTGCTCACCGACCTGCGCCACGACGGCATGGACATCCAGGTGGTCGTCCCCGCCGACGGGGTCATTTCCGCCGACTATCCGCTCTCCACGATGGCAGAACCTGCCCACGACGGGGCGGGCGAGCAGGTCGCGGCACTCGCGCAGTGGTTCGCCGAGCACCCCGAGAAACTCACCGAGGCCAGCCTGCGCCCGACCACGGGCGGGGATCTGCCCGCGGAGCTCGCGGACACCTCGGTGATCGAGCTGCCGTTCCCCGGATCGATGGCGGTCACCGACGAGCTGCTCGCCGCCTACGCCAACGAGCTCCGCCGGCCCGGATCCACCGCCTTTGTCCTGGACACCTCCGGCTCAATGGAGGGCGAGCGGCTGTCCTCGCTCCAGAACATCATGCACTCGCTGATCGACGGCACGGCCGCCACCCCGCTGGGCGAGGTCGGGCTGCGTGACAACGAGCAGGTGAGCCTCATCCCCTTCGCCTCCGCTCCCCGCCAGCCGACCGAGGTGACCTTCGACCGCGAGGACGGGGCGATCAGGGACACCCTCAACTACCAGGTCAGCGACTTCCGTGCAGACGGGTCGACCGCCATCTACGAGGCACTTCGTGTCGCCTACGACGACGTGGACGCCTCCGGCGGGTCCATTCCGTCGATAGTTCTCATGACCGACGGAGAACTCACGGAAGGCATGACCTTCGAGCAGTTCCGGAACTTCCACGCCGGACTCTCGCCGCAGCAGCAGGACGTGCCCGTGTTTGTCATCCTCTACGGCGAGGCCAATGCCCGGGAAATGGCGGCCCTGGCCGAGCTGACCGGTGGCAAGGTCTTCAACGCCCTCGACGGCGACCTCGCCGAAGCATTCAAGGAGATCCGTGCCTACCAGTGACCAGCAGCCGTTCTGGACGAGCCGCCCCAACATTGTCGGCATCACCCTGGCGCTGATCGTCGTCGTCCTGCACCTCGTGGTGGGCATCGGCTCGCTGTGGTTCGTCGCGGCCATCGGCGCCTGGGGAGCCGGAGTCATGCTCACCCCGAAGCCGAAACCCCGGGAGCTGCCGGCACCGGAGATGATCGAGGACCCGGGGGTGTTGTCGACGCGGCTGCACAACGCGCTGGTCCCGCTGCGTCGCGACGACGTCCCCCACCCCATCCGCGCCAAGGCGGAGTCGATGGCAGGCGCCCTGGGCTGGGTCCTGGGCCGATGGGTGGAACTCGACGAGGCCACCGAGCAGAAGATGCAGTACACCACCATCATCCGTGACTTCCTGCCCGGCCTGATCTCCGGCTACCGCGAGGTGGGAAACCCCTTCGATCCCCGGGCTGTGGACGAGGTGTGGAAGTCGCTCGACCTCATCGAGACCGAGGCCACCAAGACCCGCACCGCCATCGTCGACCGCAACCTCATGGAGCTGGAGAGCCACACCCGGGCGCTGAAGCTGCAGTTCGGGCAGTTCGACGGCGGGTAAAGGCTCGCTTAACCGACGCGCGGAAATATCTCGCTGACAATGATTCAACAATTTTAGTAATATATTGGCAATCCGCTACCGCTAGTGAAAGTTACCTAATCAGGCGGGCGGGCCTGCCGGCTCCTCACCACCCGCGGGTTTACTGTTTCGAATCTTAGAGTAAAGGATAAAAATGGGATTTAGCTCGGACATGTACAACCTATCTTCTCTTCTCGACGGTGCAATCAAAGGAAGGATACAACTGCCCGATTTCCAGCGCGGTTACAAATGGGAAGATGAGCGCGTTCGGCAGTTACTCATCACGATTCTTCGGCGCCACCCGCTAGGGATTTTGATGCGGCTGGAGACTGGGAACGAGACACTTCGGTTCAAGCCCCGTCCGATCGAGGGGACCGAGGCAACCGTGATGGCAGAACCGGAGTACCTCCTTCTTGACGGAC
This sequence is a window from Corynebacterium doosanense CAU 212 = DSM 45436. Protein-coding genes within it:
- a CDS encoding vWA domain-containing protein; protein product: MIATSRRLLITAVLAVTALFAAACSGLPALTRDDEPLSIVAATELEGLAPALEEASDDLGFPITVEYPGGTLTNSRELADGVFDHQVDATWFATNRYVHLRGAGDKLADSHEIASSPVGFGVQSATARELGWDARQPTWAEIRDAATGEDFTFGMTDPTSSNSGFSALVSVATALADTGTALTTQDIERVAPDLRGFFAGQALTSGSSGWLAQAFEERPDSVDAIINYESVLTDLRHDGMDIQVVVPADGVISADYPLSTMAEPAHDGAGEQVAALAQWFAEHPEKLTEASLRPTTGGDLPAELADTSVIELPFPGSMAVTDELLAAYANELRRPGSTAFVLDTSGSMEGERLSSLQNIMHSLIDGTAATPLGEVGLRDNEQVSLIPFASAPRQPTEVTFDREDGAIRDTLNYQVSDFRADGSTAIYEALRVAYDDVDASGGSIPSIVLMTDGELTEGMTFEQFRNFHAGLSPQQQDVPVFVILYGEANAREMAALAELTGGKVFNALDGDLAEAFKEIRAYQ